The DNA segment TTCAACTCATTCGGATTGTCCTTCCACTGCTCAGAAACCATTTCTTGATCTAACAGCTCATGTAGTTCCTTGCCATGCTGAATTTGAACATTAAGTTTCTCGATTCTTTCTCTGGCAATTCCTTTTAACTGCACAAGCATGACATTATCTTCTTCAAGTTTATCTTTTCCTGTTAAAAGCCCTTCAATAATATGATCAACCTGAGATTCAACAGTTTGGTACTTTTTAGCGTATTGCTCAACTGGATTTCTTCTTAATACCTTATTCATCCATTTTTTTACTTGCCCATCTTTTAAGTGATCAGGCTCAAGCATAGAAACCATCTCTCTAAGCTCATGTAGCTGATTTGGAAGAGCATTTGAGTTATCACCCATCATTTCACGAACAGGGCGCTTTAAGGCTTCTAATGATTCACCGGCTTCGCGTTGTTCATCCTCACCTAATGACTGTAAGGACTGAAGTAAGCTATCAAGATCTTCATCCTGCTTATATTTTTGTATAACTTCGCTTGAAACGGAGTTGGACCCGTTGTCGCTCATTTATAAAACCCCCTAATTTAAAATAACAGTATGAATGGTTTACTAGTCATACGATTTGAAACGCAAAATGTTTCAAATACGGCCATCTCTTTGTTATTTATTATGAAGCAATCGCCCTTGCTTTACAATCATTCTGCAGGCGGAGAAAGGTTCTTCATATTTATTAAGGGATATCACTACACGAAAGAGAATATATTTGATAAAATATTCTCTAACTTAATAGAGACAAGTAGATTAAACGATCAAAAATAAAAATCTTGTAGAATGTGAATGATTTTTATATAATATCGATAATTGTTCGTGTTAACACAATTGTCTACTGTGAAAGAACAAATAATGCCAATGAATGAAAAACCGTTTTTGTATATAAATATGCAGTTTCATTCTTGGCTTTTTGTTTATCTAAATAGAAGCAATTAAAAGAAACCTATAATTGGAGCACGAATG comes from the Alkalihalobacillus sp. FSL W8-0930 genome and includes:
- a CDS encoding toxic anion resistance protein is translated as MSDNGSNSVSSEVIQKYKQDEDLDSLLQSLQSLGEDEQREAGESLEALKRPVREMMGDNSNALPNQLHELREMVSMLEPDHLKDGQVKKWMNKVLRRNPVEQYAKKYQTVESQVDHIIEGLLTGKDKLEEDNVMLVQLKGIARERIEKLNVQIQHGKELHELLDQEMVSEQWKDNPNELKKGQLKITTRVKNMSQAVMVLQQSLASVDLIIENNEKLEEAIFNAITMTKNIITVTASIQLALNNQQKVIKAVRNVNEATESMLLSNAALLKQNTEQTLKTLEEPAIALEAFRKAYQDVFDAIELTEQSNERIVTTGKQFIEEMEELNTEMKTKLIGK